The Nitrospirales bacterium genome includes a window with the following:
- a CDS encoding sigma 54-interacting transcriptional regulator has product MVKDIMPAHYYHALSKVTKILSLRLDLENCLQDLVRHIDDVVAWDKVEITLFLPELDSFQFYAVESKLSEELVLRADSLIHRKGSALGWVYEHRQSLIRSDLRARLEYVEDYSYVKEGLNSMVTLPLLIGDRCLGTLNVGRIDAGNRAGDEIAFLEQIATLLGLLVNNELVHHQLEVSNTVSEDSGLHVSREKLEKPDAIGGMVGQSKGLKKVQSLAKSVAPTDSSVLITGETGTGKELLARYIHDQSPRRHRPFIAINCAGLPSGLVESELFGHERGAFTGADELKLGRFELANGGTLFLDEIGEMPQATQSKLLRVLQDGQVDRLGGKESIPVDVRIVAATNSDLKHAVSSGQFRMDLFYRLHVFPIALPPLRDRPTDISLLAQHFLDRVCAKFSLPCRRMSEQSLERLMAYSWPGNVRELQNVIQRAAILSDGSDLKVEHHHFCTLDSSSEVRSSAQNGGHTLRDVEKHKILEVLEQTNWRIDGPKGAAKLVGLNPSTLRSRLKKLGIQRQKDRAFSPLFFTSNYFSYDYLSTLLSLC; this is encoded by the coding sequence ATGGTGAAAGACATTATGCCGGCACATTACTACCATGCTCTATCAAAAGTTACCAAAATTCTGAGCCTTCGTTTAGACCTTGAAAATTGTTTGCAGGACCTTGTGAGGCACATTGACGATGTCGTCGCCTGGGACAAAGTTGAAATCACCCTTTTTCTGCCTGAGCTGGACTCTTTTCAATTTTATGCCGTCGAAAGCAAACTTTCGGAAGAATTGGTTTTGCGGGCCGATTCGTTGATTCATCGCAAGGGAAGTGCGCTGGGCTGGGTCTACGAGCACCGACAATCACTCATTCGTTCGGACCTGCGAGCTCGGCTGGAGTATGTCGAAGATTATTCCTACGTGAAAGAAGGCCTGAATTCCATGGTCACCCTTCCATTGCTGATTGGGGATCGATGCTTGGGGACCTTAAATGTCGGCAGAATCGATGCTGGTAACCGCGCCGGGGATGAAATCGCGTTTCTCGAGCAGATTGCGACCCTGCTTGGCCTCCTTGTGAATAATGAATTAGTCCATCATCAATTAGAGGTCAGTAATACGGTTTCGGAAGATTCAGGTCTTCACGTGAGTCGGGAGAAGTTAGAGAAACCTGATGCGATTGGAGGGATGGTTGGTCAGAGTAAGGGCTTGAAGAAGGTGCAAAGCCTCGCAAAATCTGTAGCTCCTACTGATTCCAGCGTGCTCATTACTGGCGAAACGGGGACAGGGAAGGAGCTCTTGGCTCGCTATATTCATGATCAGAGTCCGCGGAGGCATCGGCCTTTTATCGCGATTAATTGTGCCGGTTTACCGTCAGGCCTCGTCGAGAGTGAATTATTTGGTCATGAACGGGGAGCGTTTACCGGAGCGGATGAGCTCAAGCTGGGTCGATTCGAACTGGCCAATGGCGGAACGCTCTTTCTCGATGAGATCGGAGAAATGCCGCAAGCGACTCAATCCAAACTGCTGCGTGTCTTGCAGGATGGGCAGGTCGATCGACTCGGTGGAAAAGAATCGATCCCCGTCGATGTTCGGATTGTTGCCGCGACGAATTCGGACCTGAAGCACGCGGTCAGCAGTGGTCAATTTCGTATGGATCTATTTTACCGCCTTCATGTGTTCCCGATCGCGCTTCCACCCCTTCGTGATCGACCGACGGATATTTCTCTTCTTGCTCAGCACTTTCTTGACCGGGTCTGTGCCAAGTTTTCACTCCCTTGCCGACGGATGAGCGAACAGTCTCTTGAGCGATTGATGGCTTATTCCTGGCCGGGAAATGTTCGGGAATTACAAAATGTGATTCAGCGTGCGGCAATTCTTTCTGATGGCTCGGACTTGAAGGTTGAGCATCATCATTTTTGCACGCTGGATTCTTCTTCTGAAGTCCGCTCATCGGCCCAGAATGGGGGGCATACGCTCCGTGATGTCGAAAAGCATAAAATCCTTGAAGTTCTCGAGCAGACCAATTGGCGGATCGATGGGCCAAAAGGGGCTGCGAAACTCGTTGGGCTAAACCCAAGCACTCTTCGGTCTCGTTTAAAGAAGCTTGGTATTCAGCGTCAAAAGGATAGAGCATTCTCACCGCTTTTTTTCACCTCCAACTATTTTTCGTACGACTATCTCTCCACGCTTCTTTCATTGTGCTAA